A part of Euzebyales bacterium genomic DNA contains:
- a CDS encoding acyl-CoA dehydrogenase family protein: MTDTIGTDRRTGVVVDAEELVRDHPPAETGAVAFLGAQFDRGLAWVHFPTGRGGRGLPQGRQADVDRVLRASGAPDAFLRNPIGHGMAAPTVVVHGSDRLQERLLRPLFTGEELWAQLFSEPGAGSDLAGLATRAEWDGRVWRVTGQKVWTSLAQHARWALLVARTDPDVPKHKGLTYFVVDLHHPGVDVRPLRQLTGDAEFNEVYLDDVEIDDGWRLGEVGDGWRVAMTTLMSERKALGGRSSARGDGTIGDALRLWAQRPELRTPADEQHLLDLAVRAEAQRLTGWRHGAEQGDAPMGSRGAIDKVVGAELNQAVYDFCMRVLGVEATRYTHPGPDDPHTTPPADRSLTWKFLRSRANTIEGGTSEILRNIIGERLLGLPGDVRVDKDVPWRDVPRS; the protein is encoded by the coding sequence ATGACCGACACCATCGGCACCGACCGACGCACGGGGGTGGTGGTCGACGCCGAGGAGCTGGTCCGCGACCACCCACCCGCTGAGACCGGTGCGGTGGCGTTCCTGGGTGCGCAGTTCGACCGCGGTCTCGCATGGGTGCACTTCCCGACGGGGCGCGGTGGACGCGGGCTTCCGCAGGGACGGCAGGCTGACGTGGACCGGGTGCTGCGGGCGTCGGGCGCGCCCGACGCCTTCCTGCGCAACCCTATCGGGCACGGGATGGCCGCGCCCACTGTCGTCGTCCACGGGTCGGACCGGCTGCAGGAGCGGCTGCTGCGCCCGCTGTTCACGGGCGAGGAGCTGTGGGCGCAGCTGTTCAGCGAACCCGGCGCCGGCTCGGACCTCGCCGGCCTGGCCACGCGGGCCGAGTGGGACGGCCGGGTGTGGCGGGTCACTGGACAGAAGGTCTGGACCAGTCTCGCCCAGCACGCACGATGGGCGCTGCTGGTCGCACGTACCGACCCGGACGTCCCCAAGCACAAGGGCCTGACCTACTTCGTGGTCGATCTGCACCACCCCGGTGTGGACGTGCGGCCGCTGCGCCAGCTGACCGGTGACGCCGAGTTCAACGAGGTGTACCTCGACGACGTCGAGATCGACGACGGGTGGCGCCTCGGTGAGGTCGGCGACGGCTGGCGCGTCGCGATGACCACACTCATGAGCGAGCGCAAGGCGCTGGGTGGGCGCAGCTCCGCGCGCGGGGACGGCACGATCGGCGACGCGCTGCGGCTCTGGGCGCAGCGGCCCGAGCTGCGCACGCCGGCCGACGAGCAGCACCTGCTCGACCTCGCGGTCCGCGCGGAGGCACAGCGGCTGACCGGCTGGCGCCACGGCGCCGAGCAGGGCGATGCCCCGATGGGGTCCCGCGGTGCGATCGACAAGGTCGTCGGCGCCGAGCTGAACCAGGCCGTGTACGACTTCTGCATGCGCGTGCTGGGTGTCGAGGCGACCCGCTACACGCACCCCGGCCCGGACGACCCGCACACCACCCCGCCTGCGGACCGGTCACTGACCTGGAAGTTCCTGCGGTCACGGGCCAACACGATCGAGGGAGGGACGTCGGAGATCCTGCGCAACATCATCGGTGAGCGCCTGCTGGGTCTGCCCGGCGACGTGCGCGTCGACAAGGACGTTCCGTGGCGGGACGTGCCGCGCAGCTGA
- a CDS encoding acyl-CoA dehydrogenase family protein, producing MTTEPFVFSDEQHLLRETVRDACQRAWPPEAVERTANGPWATKFWTTLASELGVVGLTVPETLGGLGAGVVDLTIVAEELGRVAAAAPMLGTTLATETLARVECETAATVLEPVAGGQRLAALVVTDDAGAWTPDRPATTARSEGDGWRIDGAARGVLDGAGADDLLVLSTTDEGIALMLVDGAADGVTRRAVDTMDLTRELADVTFTDAQATLLQVGPAVVDAVRGAADVATIVLAAEQLGGCQTMLDRTVEHARTHMQFGRPIGTFQAVRHRCADMLVATEHARSAVYHAAWAADVGIDDVAVAASLAHVVASQAHTEVSGGALQLHGGIGFTWEHPTHLYLKRAWSDATLLGGRAFHRARLAPLLEPPRA from the coding sequence ATGACCACCGAACCGTTCGTGTTCAGCGACGAGCAGCACCTGCTCCGCGAGACGGTCCGCGATGCGTGTCAGCGCGCATGGCCGCCCGAGGCCGTCGAGCGCACAGCCAACGGGCCCTGGGCGACCAAGTTCTGGACCACCCTGGCCTCCGAGCTGGGCGTCGTGGGTCTGACGGTGCCCGAAACGCTTGGTGGACTGGGAGCCGGTGTCGTCGACCTGACGATCGTGGCGGAGGAGCTGGGTCGCGTGGCCGCGGCGGCGCCCATGCTCGGCACCACGCTGGCGACCGAGACGTTGGCACGCGTCGAGTGCGAGACGGCCGCAACGGTGCTCGAGCCGGTGGCCGGCGGGCAGCGGCTGGCCGCACTGGTCGTCACAGACGACGCGGGGGCCTGGACGCCGGATCGACCAGCCACGACCGCACGCTCCGAGGGCGATGGCTGGCGGATCGACGGCGCGGCCCGCGGCGTGCTCGACGGCGCGGGGGCCGACGACCTGCTCGTGCTGTCCACCACCGACGAAGGCATCGCCCTCATGCTGGTCGACGGCGCCGCCGACGGCGTCACCCGCCGGGCGGTCGACACGATGGACCTGACCCGCGAGCTGGCGGACGTGACGTTCACCGATGCGCAGGCGACGCTGCTCCAGGTCGGGCCGGCCGTGGTCGACGCGGTGCGCGGCGCCGCCGACGTCGCGACGATCGTGCTGGCTGCCGAGCAGCTCGGCGGGTGTCAGACCATGCTCGACCGCACGGTGGAGCACGCGCGCACGCACATGCAGTTCGGCCGTCCGATCGGTACGTTCCAGGCCGTGCGCCACCGCTGCGCGGACATGCTCGTCGCGACCGAGCACGCCCGTTCGGCCGTGTACCACGCGGCGTGGGCGGCGGACGTCGGCATCGACGATGTCGCGGTCGCTGCCAGCCTGGCGCACGTCGTCGCGTCGCAGGCGCACACCGAGGTCAGCGGCGGAGCACTGCAGCTGCACGGCGGCATCGGGTTCACGTGGGAGCACCCGACGCACCTGTACCTCAAGCGGGCCTGGAGCGACGCGACGTTGCTCGGCGGGCGCGCCTTCCACCGCGCACGCCTCGCACCGCTGCTGGAACCACCGCGGGCCTGA
- a CDS encoding pyridoxamine 5'-phosphate oxidase family protein, whose amino-acid sequence MDANARLTPLSTDECHELLETHRPRLGRLAFADGGRPLVLPVNYVAEGRVLWFRTAPGSKLLAALRMQEVTFELDHVDTTWEQGWSVLAFGRLRMVTDDDELEAARRLPLQPWAPGDRSHHLRLDIDRVSGRRLR is encoded by the coding sequence ATGGACGCGAACGCCCGTCTCACACCGCTGTCGACCGACGAGTGCCACGAACTGCTGGAGACCCACCGGCCGCGACTGGGGCGCCTCGCCTTCGCCGACGGGGGCCGACCGCTCGTGCTGCCGGTGAACTACGTAGCCGAGGGCCGGGTGCTGTGGTTCCGCACCGCACCGGGCAGCAAGTTGCTCGCGGCGTTGCGGATGCAGGAGGTCACCTTCGAGCTCGACCACGTCGACACGACGTGGGAACAGGGGTGGAGCGTGCTCGCGTTCGGGCGACTGCGCATGGTCACCGATGACGACGAGCTCGAGGCGGCGCGCCGTCTGCCGCTGCAGCCGTGGGCACCCGGCGACCGGTCGCACCACCTGCGGCTCGACATCGATCGGGTGAGCGGCCGACGGCTGCGCTGA
- a CDS encoding pyridoxamine 5'-phosphate oxidase family protein gives MREHRNALIELSAEECLRLLVSHRPRLGRLAFMRNGVPLVLPMNYVAVGDALYFRTGPGSKLAAAANQDDVAFEIDEVDEVWREGWSVLAFGRLVQVTDEAELDDVRQRPLRPWAGTEGRPYYLRLDIAGVSGRRLT, from the coding sequence ATGCGCGAGCACCGCAACGCACTGATCGAGCTGTCCGCCGAGGAGTGCCTCCGCCTGCTGGTCAGCCACCGCCCACGCCTGGGTCGTCTCGCGTTCATGCGCAACGGCGTCCCGTTGGTGCTGCCGATGAACTACGTCGCGGTCGGCGACGCGCTGTACTTCAGGACCGGCCCGGGCAGCAAGCTGGCCGCCGCCGCGAACCAGGACGACGTGGCCTTCGAGATCGACGAGGTCGACGAGGTCTGGCGGGAGGGCTGGAGCGTGCTGGCGTTCGGACGCCTCGTCCAGGTGACCGACGAGGCGGAGCTGGACGACGTGCGACAACGGCCGCTGCGGCCGTGGGCCGGCACGGAGGGCCGGCCCTACTACCTCCGACTGGACATCGCGGGAGTGTCGGGCCGGCGTCTGACCTGA
- a CDS encoding universal stress protein codes for MKIVVAVDGSAHADRALVWAVHEAQLRSASLTVLHAIHVSRLTGPLNRELAHDREHDAGVRTVADALERAGVSDADVRVEVPLVSGRGVAAAVLHNTRDADLVVLGSRGLGGFPGLLLGSVSQQVAAHANVPVAVVPAADDAGGDPVETISVVVGVDGSAASREALAWAAEEARLRDVPLRAVQVRPGSDPDPADSNASAVERERADRRARIGLAQIVEDELGADHRAVNQRVVSGRPSRVLMDDAASPASMLVVGSRGRGGFAGLLLGSVSQQCLTHAHGPVVVVHAS; via the coding sequence ATGAAGATCGTCGTCGCTGTGGACGGGTCGGCCCACGCGGACCGCGCACTGGTATGGGCCGTGCACGAGGCGCAGCTGCGATCCGCGTCGCTCACCGTCCTGCACGCCATCCACGTGTCCCGGTTGACGGGGCCGCTGAACCGCGAGCTGGCGCACGACCGCGAACACGACGCGGGCGTGCGCACGGTTGCCGACGCCTTGGAGCGCGCCGGCGTCTCGGATGCAGACGTCCGGGTCGAGGTACCGCTGGTGTCCGGCCGCGGCGTCGCGGCCGCCGTGCTGCACAACACGCGGGACGCCGATCTGGTCGTGCTCGGCAGCCGCGGGTTGGGTGGCTTCCCCGGCCTGCTGCTCGGCTCGGTGAGCCAGCAGGTCGCGGCGCACGCCAACGTGCCGGTCGCTGTCGTCCCGGCGGCCGACGACGCCGGCGGTGACCCGGTCGAGACGATATCGGTCGTGGTTGGCGTCGATGGTTCGGCGGCGTCGCGCGAGGCGCTGGCCTGGGCTGCGGAGGAGGCCCGCCTCCGCGATGTGCCGCTCCGTGCCGTCCAGGTCCGACCGGGCTCCGATCCGGATCCCGCCGATTCGAATGCGTCGGCGGTCGAGCGCGAGCGGGCCGACCGACGCGCGCGGATCGGGCTGGCGCAGATCGTGGAGGACGAGCTCGGCGCGGACCATCGTGCCGTCAACCAACGGGTCGTCAGTGGGCGTCCGTCCCGGGTGCTGATGGACGATGCGGCCTCCCCCGCGTCGATGCTGGTCGTCGGCAGCCGCGGGCGGGGCGGGTTCGCCGGGCTGCTGCTCGGGTCGGTCAGCCAGCAGTGCCTGACGCACGCCCACGGTCCGGTCGTCGTCGTCCACGCGTCGTGA
- a CDS encoding magnesium transporter CorA family protein translates to MTVDVQVIDAGTIASHPAEELPTLLEGTGGVVWVDIDACDAQAQGVLADVFAFHPMAIRSCVERNRVPKVHAYADHVFLVLHGPERGRAGHIHYVELDLFVGPNYVVTVHGPVNPAVEPGVALRETQAVHDRIAAGRLRPKAPLELLYAIVSRVARTMERLIEDLTSDAWRLEQIVTQGDIDDTEEFLEELFQTRHGLLAVRTMATLSREIHERVASLSRFIPRAGRPFVDDLVEQFDRVRGIADGQQQYVEGVIEHYRTRVETKMAIAAERLTVIAVVTLPITALASVYGMNIIVNERTDVAHLGVLLVAMAAMSAALLTWARRRGWW, encoded by the coding sequence CTCGAGGGCACCGGCGGCGTCGTGTGGGTTGACATCGACGCATGCGACGCGCAGGCGCAGGGCGTGCTGGCGGACGTGTTCGCCTTCCACCCGATGGCGATCAGGAGCTGCGTCGAGCGCAACCGCGTGCCCAAGGTCCACGCCTACGCCGACCACGTCTTCCTCGTGCTGCACGGGCCCGAGCGTGGGCGTGCCGGTCACATCCACTACGTCGAGCTGGACCTGTTCGTCGGTCCCAACTACGTGGTCACCGTCCACGGGCCGGTGAACCCGGCCGTCGAGCCAGGGGTCGCGCTTCGCGAGACGCAGGCTGTGCACGATCGCATCGCCGCGGGTCGCCTGCGCCCCAAGGCGCCGCTGGAGCTGCTCTACGCGATCGTGTCGCGGGTCGCTCGCACCATGGAGCGCCTGATCGAGGACCTGACCAGCGATGCGTGGCGGCTCGAACAGATCGTGACCCAGGGCGACATCGACGACACCGAGGAATTCCTGGAGGAGCTGTTCCAGACCCGTCACGGACTGCTCGCGGTGCGCACGATGGCGACGCTCAGCCGTGAGATCCACGAGCGGGTGGCCTCGCTCAGCCGGTTCATCCCGCGCGCGGGCAGGCCGTTCGTCGACGACCTCGTCGAGCAGTTCGACCGCGTGCGCGGGATCGCCGACGGTCAGCAGCAGTACGTCGAAGGCGTGATCGAGCACTACCGCACGCGGGTGGAGACCAAGATGGCGATCGCTGCCGAGCGCCTGACGGTCATCGCCGTCGTGACCCTGCCGATCACGGCACTCGCGTCGGTCTATGGCATGAACATCATCGTCAACGAACGGACCGACGTCGCGCACCTCGGCGTCCTGCTCGTCGCCATGGCCGCCATGTCCGCGGCACTGCTGACCTGGGCGCGCCGCAGGGGGTGGTGGTGA
- a CDS encoding acyl-CoA dehydrogenase family protein gives MSVLTDPPQARDFLALDRLLSDEEVLIRDTVRRFVTDRVVPDVGDWFERGVFPRELIKEIAALGLLGMHLDGYGCAGTNATSYGLACLELEAGDTGVRSFVSVQGSLAMFPIWAYGSEEHKQQWLPAMAAGEAVGCFGLTEPDSGSDPASMRTRARRDGDDWVLDGTKMWITNGGIADVAVVWAMTDDGVRGFVVPTGTPGFTANPVEHKLSLRASVTSELVLEGVRLPGDAVLPGVRGMRGPLSCLSEARFGIVFGAMGAARACYESALDYAGAREQFGRPIAAFQLTQRKLVDMMVAVNRGTVLALHLGRMKDAGELAAAHVSLGKLDNVRVALEVARTARSVLGANGVTLEYPVIRHMNNLESVFTYEGTNEIHTLILGQALTGHAAFS, from the coding sequence ATGTCGGTGCTGACCGATCCTCCCCAGGCGCGTGACTTCCTCGCGCTCGACCGGCTGCTGTCCGACGAGGAGGTGCTGATCCGCGACACGGTCCGGCGCTTCGTCACCGACCGCGTCGTCCCCGACGTCGGGGACTGGTTCGAGCGCGGCGTGTTCCCCCGTGAGCTGATCAAGGAGATCGCGGCACTGGGCCTGCTCGGCATGCACCTGGACGGGTACGGATGCGCGGGCACCAACGCGACCAGCTACGGGCTCGCGTGCCTCGAACTGGAGGCCGGCGACACCGGTGTGCGCAGCTTCGTCTCGGTGCAGGGCTCACTGGCGATGTTCCCGATCTGGGCGTACGGCTCGGAGGAGCACAAGCAGCAGTGGCTGCCCGCGATGGCCGCCGGCGAGGCGGTCGGGTGCTTCGGGCTCACCGAGCCCGACTCGGGCAGCGATCCCGCCAGCATGCGCACGCGCGCCCGTCGTGACGGCGACGACTGGGTGCTCGACGGCACGAAGATGTGGATCACCAACGGCGGCATCGCCGATGTCGCGGTCGTGTGGGCGATGACCGACGACGGTGTCCGCGGCTTCGTGGTCCCGACGGGCACGCCTGGGTTCACGGCGAACCCGGTCGAGCACAAGCTGTCCCTGCGCGCGTCGGTCACGTCCGAGCTGGTGCTCGAGGGTGTGCGGCTGCCGGGTGACGCGGTGCTGCCGGGTGTCCGCGGCATGCGCGGTCCGTTGTCGTGCCTGTCGGAGGCCCGGTTCGGGATCGTGTTCGGCGCGATGGGAGCTGCCCGGGCGTGCTACGAGTCCGCGCTGGACTATGCCGGCGCACGTGAGCAGTTCGGCCGGCCGATCGCGGCGTTCCAGCTGACCCAGCGCAAGCTGGTCGACATGATGGTCGCGGTCAACCGCGGCACCGTGCTGGCGCTGCACCTCGGGCGCATGAAGGACGCGGGCGAGCTCGCCGCCGCGCACGTCAGCCTCGGCAAGCTCGACAACGTCCGGGTGGCGCTGGAGGTGGCCCGCACCGCGCGGTCCGTCCTCGGCGCGAATGGCGTGACGCTGGAGTATCCGGTGATCCGGCACATGAACAACCTCGAGTCGGTGTTCACGTACGAGGGGACGAACGAGATCCACACGCTGATCCTCGGTCAGGCGCTGACCGGCCACGCCGCCTTCTCGTAG
- a CDS encoding DUF5996 family protein yields MAARWHPPASDPSAWPELPWAEWADALEALHLYAQIVGKIRLACGPWLNHSWGVALYVTARGLTTSFVPYRGEGFEVDLDLTRLRAQIVTTAGAVEHVPFASISVAAFHDAVLAAMGAVGMPVTIHPVPSEIADATPFPDDTDERVVDPDHAVALWRALVQAHRVFTEFRAGFLGKVSPVHLFWGAFDLAVTRFSGRPAPPHPGGLPNFPDAVAREAYSHEVTSLGFWPGNRESPTPIFYAYAYPMPGGFADASVEPDEAFWLDALGEFALPYDAVQAADDPDAALLAFARSTHAAAADLAGWDRSALESSDPHPATWWHRNG; encoded by the coding sequence ATGGCCGCACGTTGGCATCCACCAGCATCGGATCCCTCCGCGTGGCCGGAGCTGCCGTGGGCGGAATGGGCCGACGCGCTCGAGGCGCTCCACCTGTACGCACAGATCGTCGGCAAGATCCGTCTGGCGTGCGGTCCGTGGCTCAACCACTCGTGGGGGGTGGCGCTCTACGTGACCGCGCGGGGTCTCACGACGTCGTTCGTGCCGTACCGTGGTGAGGGGTTCGAGGTGGACCTCGACCTGACGCGCCTGCGCGCCCAGATCGTGACGACCGCCGGTGCCGTCGAGCACGTGCCGTTCGCGTCGATCAGCGTCGCTGCCTTCCACGACGCGGTGCTGGCCGCGATGGGCGCGGTCGGCATGCCCGTCACGATCCATCCGGTGCCCAGCGAGATCGCCGACGCCACACCGTTCCCCGACGACACCGACGAACGCGTCGTCGACCCCGACCACGCCGTGGCGTTGTGGCGCGCGCTCGTGCAGGCCCATCGCGTGTTCACCGAGTTCCGTGCCGGGTTCCTCGGCAAGGTCAGCCCGGTGCACCTGTTCTGGGGTGCCTTCGACCTGGCGGTCACCCGCTTCTCGGGCCGCCCGGCCCCGCCGCACCCCGGCGGCCTGCCGAACTTCCCTGACGCCGTCGCGCGTGAGGCCTACTCGCACGAGGTGACCAGCCTGGGGTTCTGGCCGGGCAACCGCGAGTCTCCGACCCCGATCTTCTACGCGTACGCGTACCCCATGCCTGGTGGGTTCGCCGACGCGTCCGTCGAACCGGACGAGGCGTTCTGGCTCGACGCGCTCGGTGAGTTCGCACTGCCGTACGACGCGGTGCAGGCCGCGGACGACCCCGACGCCGCGTTGCTGGCGTTCGCGCGCAGCACCCACGCGGCGGCCGCCGACCTGGCCGGCTGGGACCGGTCGGCGCTCGAGTCGTCGGACCCGCACCCGGCGACCTGGTGGCACCGCAACGGCTGA